tgtCGGACAAATAGTATTTAAGAGACGAGAGCACATGAACACCACCACAAACTCATATTTACCAGTGGGAAAACTGATTTTTAGATAAGCCCTGAATTTCCCAGTTGGGGCCGTGTCAGTAACAAAAGGTCATGACGGCTGCCAGTATTAATCGGTAAACAGTTTTTAAGCTGTACAGGTTCTTGAGTTTAGTTTTGAGGGCAGGATTTTAAGAAACAACAAactctgtctgcagtagctaagaaaatgttttttacagaaaaacgaatcgatcaggaaaagcattgtgtctacatcaactcgtaaattcatggcctcgcccaccgtggctcaggactgcccacagacagagccGAACCTGTCTATCCAAAAACGTACAGCtttgtttacaccagctagttaatgttagctatcttgtgtaagtaactgtaggtttaaatcgtaTCTCCGGTTGAATCCGCGTTTTAGTGAGATGCTGAGAGTGAAGTGAAGTCTAgggggttaactttacctagcattCAGTGCTAtatgctatatctttataactaaggctgtatctctgaaaacagtttatccttttagttttagagctgtaaaatttactgtgagggaaaggcaggtaggtgttttctgctgcagtgctgttagccaatcagaggcaatgtgtttgcatgcatgaatattcatgagcaagagacaaatcctgtctttcttaaGAGACCAGAAACTCAGGGATCTAAACCAGagccattttaattttttaaacaaaaaacggCTTACATGGCATTTAATTCATTCTAGagatcacaactagacattttaaaatgaatgaaaaaacaatggaatgagaacTTTAAAGTTTTTTAACAACCTGCATGTCGTATTTACCATAGACTGTAAAAAAGTATAGACAGGACGTCCATATTCACTCTCATTACGgcgttttgaagccaaaatatcTTGTGTGCTCTTGCGCAGTAaaggcaaattggagccagaacaagaagggtatagctgcagcctCGGAGACTGCAGTTTAAGGACTCTGCAGTTTCAGAACCGCAGTTCAAGGACCCTATGTTTTCGTGACCCTGCCACCTAGCGAAGTGGTCGTGGACGTGATGGATTACAGTCAGAATGTGAATTAAGTTTTGTAgcctacattttttaatttttttacaatgtcaaatattaatacaattttgtgcatgtgtgtattttaatactttaatttggCTGGATTCTGTCAGTAAATCGTAATCAGAATTGAGAATtgcttaaatatttaaaaattgagacttttttttttttttttttttacaatatcgcctaGCTCTAATAGACACTAGAGTAGTTTGAAGTTCCAAACAGATTTCAATCTGAAACTAACAActagctatactagctaatgctgagctgtgtgggctaacgtaaaatataagaaaaaaatcttcgtagtgtgtaggtatgaagatgcatatagtttaaagcctttctctagctttctagtggtaggctttactggtctccttgacgttgaggttaatttttagaagctcttgtaaacaccagctgaaaatactgccataccgagtgtattggaaaagccaaacaggaaacgctggagcagcactgatgagaatgcagaagtagttgtgcaaagagcaCATTTGAAAGTATCAagagcagtcacaaagaccatgatgaaactggctctcatcaagtcTGCCCAAGAAACGGAAAACAGCATCACCAGTTAGCTTCAggttgggcttcataataaaagtccccaaGACCAGATtgtgtaaataaaatgataaagtgaaaaataagaacatttgttttgtttgaaCTTCATTAAGTAAACTTTAAAATACAGTCGTGTATATTTGAGTAGTCTAGAATCACCTGAAATAACCCCTGGTGTGTGTGACCGTCTgctcttgtgttttttttcttatttttaggtgaataaaggtgcAGCTATAATAAATTGGCCTAGATATGTAAGATATGCACAGTATAcgcagcatctgttactgactgatgttcattacagggagttTTTAAGTCTATGGGTGGTTGACATATTTGGctgaaaaagtgtttttcaaaAATCTCAAAATTAAGTCAGAAATCACTGGGTTATACACTACCAACTCTTATCTATATATAGTCTTGTagattttttcttaaattttacatttattcaaTAGTTTACTGTCCTAGTGACTAAaattgtcatatggtgtgacatgaatattattgtgtattaaattaaaaataggtataatgtgatataaagTCAGTTATCCTGATACTttatcattactatataaaagtatagcATTGTTTACGTGCAATTATGTTaccttttgcattatttttcattatctacacACAAAGGAAGTTGTTTAATCTTATTAtttcaatatactttaaatattttgGGAATACCTTGTAACCTTTGCTGGCACTATTCCTCATATGTCACTTTAaagagtttatgataaataaccaattttttttcttttttttattctgaatgtcACGCCATATGACATGGTGTCATAACATATAATGATTCACACCACATAATCTGTATGCAAAAATCTGTGGTAAGTGcatttagcaaacaaacaaacttggtTTGGAAAATAATTGAAATGATTTTCAGTCACAGCAGCACAAAATTGTTGAAGAACAAGTGAATTCTACTCAGCGTAGAGAAGAATGGTTACAAGGCATTAACTAATCCACTTACTGTATTTAAAAgatgttgcactttttatttgAATCTGTCAAATGTTAGCTACAGgaattctaatatttttttgtaaatcattgaattttttttacatttaatgcatcatttctttttaaaaaagatCAAAACAATGATCGATCAGAAAGCTGATGATGTATTGTTAAAAACAGTGTGACAATAAACATTTAGACACATTTGGCTTCTacttaaagaaacaaacagaagaagcaTGTATTGATAATGTTGGTTTTGTGCTGAAGCTGGATGTTCAGGTGTGCTACAGTGGACTGCAACTGGGTCAGACTGAACTTTTCCTTTTGTGTTCAGGAGTAACTGagtctgagtgagtgagtgaatctgcatgaatgagtgagtgttgtATAAATAtgacatttgtgaataatatactttaaaaagtgttaaacgaatgaaatatttaaaacaattaactATTAGCTATAACATATGAATCTAAtagcattatttatttgtttaaatggaGTTCATATCATATGTGGCAAAATAATCATATGGTGACAAGAAAACCCTGTCACACCGTATGACATTGTGTCACACCGTACGACGTCTCGTGTACTTAGCATGACTTTAGGCAATGTGGCTTTATGCTAGCATCATAAAACCATGCTAATTATAATATGACATTATAGCTTTAAAGGTCATTTTATTTgggcatttttgtgtaaaatgtgtcacacCTAAGTGGAACTGAAGCAGAAGTGCTAGATATACTTGATTTTTCTTAAAACAGTGATAACACATCCTGTAACTTTCAGTGTCCTTCTGAGGTGTTGTTCTTCCCTCACTCCCCAAAGGTGTCCAAACAATAGCCCGTTAAAAAATGAGTATGGCGTCACACCATGTGATattcatttttgggacaaaatgttttagttaatggtGGCTTCAAAATATAATGCTCGATTTTTTAGGcaaaatctaactttgtgaaatgtgaatGGGACAGTCACGCCACATGAGCCTTTTCTGGTTTgactgaaaattgtgaaaaaattaaatgttaatccAATGAATGCTCTGATAGctcatataaaacagcactttctgAACAATATAATCAAAGTTTGtgacatacatatatttacatagtttttatatatatatatatatatatatattcctgttaGTTCTATACTATTTTCTATACtatttaaatatgtatgttaggcctaaataaacaatattaaaaattGAAAGGAAAAAAGtaattgtgtatatataatagTTATGGTATTTGTAGGAGGATTCTTGAGTgcagaaaagacaataaatattaaataacccGGCggtgaacttttattttgaaaaactcCCGCCGGTGTTGTAGTGTAGCGGAGTAGCATGGCTGGAGCTGAAGGAttgtattaatgtaattttatattaaaGCGGGATATTAGAGTGATTTTATTAGATGATATCTCCTCCAGAGCGCGGGGTCTGTAACTGTGTGAGGCGGAGGCGTGTAAGGTGGAGTAAAGTTGGAGGTCAGTATGGTGTGAATGAGAGTTTATGTATTAGTATTTATTCATACTCAGTTTACTGGGTTAACTTCTTAGAATATCCGCTGCACTGTTTCGCTGGGGGCGAGTTTATTTATCTACCACCCGCAATAGTTCTGTTACTTGGTGTGGGACGCTGAGGTTAGCTTCCTTTTCACCGGTGTCTTCGTTCGGATTTtcggtccaccttaaattcttGCTGCAGTTACCTGCGGCCTCCTGATAACAGGGGTGTTGTGGATTTTAACCTTTTggctactttcacattacaaaccacattgctcaaatccaatttttttcctCAGATCGGATTTgactatcttgatggttcacatttacatgtgtaagtgacctgtatctgtgtgtaatgtgaacatgctcacattgatacgtgtataaacgtcgccttcttcaccaaaaacaaaaaacctgatatttaagagacgactcgttgctttataaagggaaatggatgcagtGTTAGctgctcatatgtggagcatcttttgctggagtggagagtaaacagatGGTCTGatgttcatgctcaggtcgaggaggtgaaaaaaggtcaggcggtttgtttttgctgtttttgcagctatagctgcacagctgcaccaagacatgtgtgggtacgagagagaagcacaaagaaaagcaaaaagatgcatgaattccgatttgattgttcacattcatgtcgcatatcCATGGTTTGAATATTATTTATGACCACATATGAAAGGCTAGGCTACAtacacattaccaggctgaagtaactcaattcttttttttttttttttttttgctcaatatggCTCAGATTTGATTttgtcatggctgtgtgaacatgtcaatccgattttttcaaatcagatttaagtcattttcatatatggtcctaaatcggatacatatccaaACCATTAATTGTGAACGGTCAATTCATGCATTtatttgcttttacgcatgcgctacatgcttctctctcgtacctaCCCATCTCGTGGTAccgtgcagctgtgcagctatagctgcagcAAAGGTTTTGTCAGCAAAAGCAAACTGTtgggccttttttcacctccttgacctgagcatgtacttcagaccagctggtTACTCTTTactcgagcaaaagatgctccacatatgagctactAACACATCCTTTTCAACGtttcaatttttaaaaaaataatattgttgtgttttgtttaaaaaatatatatataaactgtgaAACAATATTTTCTTCATGTTGTCTATAATAACGCGAATGTGCTTCAGTAGTGAGCAGATTGGGAATAAGGAGGTGTGCTGTGGTGCTGGTTGTGATGGTTGTGTGCAGGGTGAGGGCAGTATGGAGGAGGCTAGTCTGGACCGGCTGTGTGTTCTGTACCACAGTGAGAATTATTTGGTGGTTAATAAACACTGGGATATCCGGATAGACAGCAAGTTCTGGGCAGAGGAGCGGACGGTGCAGAAGCAGCTCAAACACCACTTCCCTGATCTGGCTGACCCCGCTACCTACTACGGCTTCAGGTACACACACTCCCATCTGCCTTCTCCACTCCATACCAGCTGAGCCTGAGAATTCCACTCATTTATATTCCGGCGTAggtgaatggtcaaaaattccaTGGCACACATTCATATATCATTTTCTCCTGAATGCAAATAACCTCATGTTCCATGAGGCATGTTATATGTAAATGAGCTGTGTGCTGATTGGTTGCTTGATTGTGTGTAGGTTCTGTCATCAGCTGGATTTCTCCACCAGTGGTGCTCTGTGTGTAGCGCTAAACAAAGCGGCGGCAGGGAGAGCATACCACTTCTTTAAAAACAGACTCGTAACCAAGGCCTACCTTGCTCTGGtaacatcacacaaacacacacctacagTACAAACAGTACTGTAATGCACTGTTGTAATTGAGTAGCTATGAgtgtcagatttattttaattatgtcGCTATATAAATGTTAATAATTCATGTAAAAGCATTTATTAGTGTGTATTTAATTGTCTTTTTGCAAAACTTAGAACTAGTTTTAATGAAATAATGTTATGTAGGTTCGAGGCTCTGTGCCAGAGGAGAAACTGATGATTGATTTTGCAATTGGTAAGAACAGCACTGAGGGAAAGACTCACATGATGTGTGTAGAGGAAACAGAAGGTAAGTCTGTTCACCGAGGTGTTCCACACTGTACAGCTCTGATTTCTGTCTGATTTCTGtttacatgtattattattattattattattattattattttgattgtTATAGGATGTGAGAACCCCAAGCCTAGCCAAACAGAGCTGAATGTGTTGGAGTATGGAGTGTATGACGGAGATCCAGTCACAAAAGTGCTCCTCCAGCCTCGAACAGGTAAaaaacctgaatatactgaatatagaccagcttattccatcaatggattttttgttccctgatggcacggccatattccaagattacAATACCAgaattcatggagctggaattgtgaaagaatgattcagggagcatgagatcattattttcaccCATGGATTAAGAGTTCACCAcaaagtccagatcttaacctcattaagaatctttgggatgtgctggagaaggctttgtgcagtggtcagactctaccatcatcaatactgcaagatcttggtgaaaaattaatgcaacactggattgaataaataaatcttgtgacattgcagaagtgtattgaaacaatgccacagtgaatgtgtgcagaagtcaaagctaaaggcggtccaaccaaatattagagtatatgaacaatttgttttatttcatgtccaggcagtgtatttgcTAAATAAACAAGTGTAAAATTACAtgcattaatacattattaaaggTCATGACATCaaatcataaataataataaccagACTGCACAAATATACCAAAACAATGCTTCCAAAAAATGTGGCTCAAATACAGAGACTTTAAAAAAGATGGATGCTGAGTCGCTGTTCTCATTCATTTTTATGAAAATGAAGCCACTTTCTtttgtgcagtagagaccaggggcctcatgtactaagacttgcgtggacttcctacaaaaatgttccgtacgctcagacctgaaaagttccgtacgcacaaaaaaatccggatttatcaaaccgtgcgtaggcagaattccacgtactttctcttagtacatcacaatcaacttgaaatcaagcgca
The sequence above is drawn from the Astyanax mexicanus isolate ESR-SI-001 chromosome 19, AstMex3_surface, whole genome shotgun sequence genome and encodes:
- the rpusd1 gene encoding RNA pseudouridylate synthase domain-containing protein 1 isoform X1; translation: MLSIITRMCFSSEQIGNKEVCCGAGCDGCVQGEGSMEEASLDRLCVLYHSENYLVVNKHWDIRIDSKFWAEERTVQKQLKHHFPDLADPATYYGFRFCHQLDFSTSGALCVALNKAAAGRAYHFFKNRLVTKAYLALVRGSVPEEKLMIDFAIGKNSTEGKTHMMCVEETEGCENPKPSQTELNVLEYGVYDGDPVTKVLLQPRTGRTHQLRVHCSAIGHPIVGDYTYSLGSDNSPYRMMLHAYMLQIPLEHEPLQVTAPDPFLPTTDPKWSPQTVLLTVDCVVEGILERSRAKQTESPKHNVCERRSSPEETEESRVQCQQWLSEWSLD
- the rpusd1 gene encoding RNA pseudouridylate synthase domain-containing protein 1 isoform X2, whose protein sequence is MEEASLDRLCVLYHSENYLVVNKHWDIRIDSKFWAEERTVQKQLKHHFPDLADPATYYGFRFCHQLDFSTSGALCVALNKAAAGRAYHFFKNRLVTKAYLALVRGSVPEEKLMIDFAIGKNSTEGKTHMMCVEETEGCENPKPSQTELNVLEYGVYDGDPVTKVLLQPRTGRTHQLRVHCSAIGHPIVGDYTYSLGSDNSPYRMMLHAYMLQIPLEHEPLQVTAPDPFLPTTDPKWSPQTVLLTVDCVVEGILERSRAKQTESPKHNVCERRSSPEETEESRVQCQQWLSEWSLD